In a single window of the Botrytis cinerea B05.10 chromosome 10, complete sequence genome:
- the Bcprd7 gene encoding Bcprd7 — protein sequence MRLNVLPATLAFGLVTARAHYHQHDAANETEGVWIAPTDTDFRGPCPMMNTLANHGFLPRDGRNLTEYNVVKGLNDGLNFNKSLATIMFQQAIPVSPAYPNTTSFTLDDLNRHNVLEHDGSISRSDAYFGNNHVFNQTVFDTTKVYWPSEVLTGQHLVDGKLFRQIVSRSTNPNYTFTTTTEAFSLGEMAAPIVAFGDKFAVTANRTLVESWIENERLPTALGWSKPTEEISLEDISYVTQYLGNLTTVLSDAVLTPRDQSTSAHAKRMGHWGISM from the exons ATGAGACTTAACGTTCTTCCTGCCACTCTAGCTTTTGGCTTGGTCACTGCTAGAGCTCACTACCACCAACACGATGCCGCCAACGAGACTGAAGGTGTTTGGATAGCACCTACCGATACTGACT TTCGCGGTCCATGTCCCATGATGAATACCTTAGCAAATCATGGGTTCCTTCCCCGCGATGGCAGAAATCTCACGGAATACAACGTTGTCAAGGGTCTCAACGATGGtctcaacttcaacaaatcTCTTGCAACAATCATGTTTCAACAAGCTATACCAGTTAGTCCAGCTTACCCAAATACGACCTCCTTCACTCT CGACGATCTCAACCGCCACAACGTCCTCGAGCACGACGGAAGTATAAGTCGCTCCGACGCCTACTTCGGCAACAACCACGTCTTCAACCAAACCGTCTTCGACACCACAAAAGTGTACTGGCCCTCTGAGGTCCTCACCGGTCAGCATCTCGTCGACGGCAAACTCTTCCGACAAATCGTTTCTCGCTCCACAAACCCCAACTATACATTCACAACCACGACGGAAGCATTCAGTCTTGGAGAGATGGCCGCGCCAATCGTGGCCTTTGGTGATAAATTTGCGGTCACGGCAAATAGAACTTTGGTTGAGAGTTGGATTG AAAATGAACGATTGCCCACTGCATTGGGATGGAGTAAGCCAACCGAGGAGATTTCTTTGGAGGATATCTCCTATGTGACGCAGTATCTTGGCAACCTCACTACGGTCTTGAGCGATGCTGTTCTTACACCGAGAGATCAAAGTACTAGTGCTCATGCTAAACGTATGGGTCATTGGGGTATTTCCATGTAA
- the Bcgtr2 gene encoding Bcgtr2: MENRAALQKKDATKVVDPAPGVAAKGKPRLLLMGQRRSGKSSISSVVFHKMPPNETLFLESTARIQKDSMHSFMDFQVWDFPGQIDFQDAQFDVDAIFGEIGALIWVIDAQDDYLEAIARLNSTIYNLHQSFPNINIEVFIHKVDGLSDDYMLDIQRDIMQRIQDELSDQGMENAPVNFHLTSIYNHSIFEAFSKVIQKLIPHLATLEALLNDLCRNCRFEKAYLFDVLSKIYIATDSSPVDMPSYEICSDYIDVIVDVSEIYGYQRSPEYISKLEGPPWNKKLEDQIACKDAESVIVLTADKRPIMLREVNKYLALVAIMKEGSYEKMPLVTMNVETVVDGLTKVFEITRQKK, from the exons ATGGAG AATCGTGCCGCTCTCCAAAAGAAGGATGCTACCAAGGTAGTTGATCCAGCACCTGGTGTTGCCGCAAAAGGCAAACCtagattattattgatgGGTCAAAGAAG ATCTGGAAAGTCTTCGATATCTAGCGTTGTATTCCATAAGATGCCTCCAAATGAAACCCTTTTTCTCGAATCTACCGCAAGAATTCAGAAAGATTCTATGCA TTCCTTTATGGATTTCCAGGTTTGGGATTTTCCAGGTCAAATCGATTTCCAAGATGCTCAATTCGATGTTGATGCTATCTTTGGTGAAATTGGTGCTTTAATTTGGGTTATTGATGCTCAAGATGACTACCTAGAAGCCATTGCTCGTCTCAACAGTACCATTTACAACCTTCATCAATCTTTCCCAAACATTAACATTGAAGTGTTCATTCATAAAGTAGATGGTTTATCGGATGATTACATGCTCGATATTCAACGCGACATTATGCAACGAATTCAAGATGAACTCTCGGATCAAGGAATGGAAAATGCACCAGTCAACTTTCATCTCACATCTATTTACAATCATTCTATCTTCGAAGCGTTTAGCAAAGtcattcaaaaattgatTCCTCATCTTGCTACTCTGGAAGCTCTTCTCAATGATCTTTGTCGCAATTGTCGTTTCGAAAAAGCATACCTCTTCGATGTTCTCTCTAAGATCTATATCGCAACCGATTCTTCTCCAGTTGATATGCCTTCCTATGAAATTTGCAGCGATTATATCGATGTCATCGTCGATGTATCCGAGATATATGGATATCAGCGGTCCCCTGaatatatttcgaaattagAAGGACCGCCATGGAataagaaattggaagatcAAATAGCATGTAAGGATGCGGAAAGTGTGATTGTACTTACGGCGGATAAGAGACCAATTATGTTGAGAGAGGTTAATAAGTATTTGGCTTTGGTGGCGATTATGAAGGAGGGTAGTTATGAGAAGATGCCGTTGGTTACGATGAATGTGGAGACGGTGGTGGATGGGTTGACGAAGGTTTTTGAGATTACGAGGCAGAAGAAGTGA
- the Bcpbn1 gene encoding Bcpbn1 encodes MRQRITFLQHPQDAVDPQNIKVSQDSITAGRVKAAREDRVTFSFSELPEEIYEVLKASHELHIRWVSPNQYDTASPLLSRLSPGLHVFYSPQRNSKSPDLLCPALKRVFGNVDCVSPEESFTKLSVERFASNAATQYYQPLEDLKALVQYIQQNVCGKSDKECRSRAGRLDYASYVDIDFDTISHALNIVAFWEPQTWDLEVTNTVSNHRLEVGILSVETPLQPEELSMAGFLTVVGEDSKPSPTLFAFPARHHTTDTFFTSSFMEPSGLHPTLQLMLSSNEPPVSDRECSLHTHLTLPRTVFPDKYQLSDPLFLASKNLKALRHVTSPVDLEAPDYAMNIWGSTLLLELAPPESTQSFTAEIPLHLRYLSPTNNTNGYTSIETPHPIVFWACTADEGSKFSGNPFDRVNLGYDGLFGPQTMFYHVSPVAVPDGRLMNTVNVPVLDLNKSSWVEIGTASVVSLGFLWIVWCLWGVWRGQGSNKVSKGKVVDIKKAQ; translated from the exons ATGCGTCAAAGAATAACTTTCCTTCAACATCCTCAAGATGCAGTTGACCCccaaaatatcaaagtttCTCAAGACTCTATCACAGCAGGACGGGTAAAAGCTGCGAGAGAAGATCGAGTTACCTTTAGCTTTAGCGAGCTTCCAGAAGAGATATACGAGGTATTAAAAGCATCTCATGAACTTCATATTCGATGGGTCAGTCCAAATCAATATGACACTGCTTCACCTCTGTTGTCAAGGCTTTCTCCAGGTCTTCACGTGTTTTACAGTCCGCAGCGAAATAGCAAAAGCCC TGATCTGTTATGTCCTGCTTTGAAAAGAGTATTTGGGAACGTTGATTGTGTATCCCCTGAA GAGTCTTTTACCAAACTATCTGTGGAACGCTTTGCTTCAAATGCCGCAACGCAATATTATCAACCTCTTGAAGATCTCAAAGCACTTGTTCAATATATACAGCAAAATGTTTGCGGTAAATCAGATAAAGAGTGTCGTTCAAGAGCCGGTCGTCTTGATTATGCATCTTACGTTGACATAGATTTTGACACAATATCTCATGCGTTGAACATAGTTGCATTTTGGGAACCTCAAACCTGGGATCTTGAGGTCACAAACACAGTATCAAATCATCGTTTGGAGGTCGGTATACTTTCAGTCGAAACACCTTTACAGCCTGAAGAGCTCTCAATGGCTGGTTTCTTAACTGTGGTCGGCGAAGATTCAAAACCGTCTCCTACATTATTCGCTTTCCCAGCTAGACACCATACTACAGATACAttcttcacttcttcctTCATGGAACCCTCTGGTCTTCATCCTACTTTACAACTCATGCTCAGCTCCAACGAACCACCTGTTTCAGACCGGGAATGTTCATTACACACACATCTAACTTTACCTCGTACTGTCTTTCCCGATAAATATCAGTTATCTGATCCTCTCTTCCTTGCATCCAAGAACCTAAAGGCTCTTCGCCATGTTACATCTCCAGTCGATCTTGAAGCTCCAGACTATGCAATGAACATTTGGGGttctactcttttacttGAACTCGCACCGCCCGAGTCTACCCAATCTTTCACGGCAGAAATCCCTCTTCATTTGCGATATCTATCTCCTACCAACAACACAAATGGATATACATCTATAGAGACTCCTCATCCTATAGTCTTCTGGGCATGTACAGCAGATGAGGGTAGCAAGTTTTCGGGTAACCCTTTTGATAGGGTCAATCTAGGTTATGATGGTCTATTCGGGCCACAAACTATGTTCTATCATGTCTCGCCAGTAGCTGTACCTGACGGTAGATTGATGAATACAGTTAATGTCCCAGTATTAGATTTGAATAAGAGTAGTTGGGTAGAGATTGGAACTGCTAGCGTGGTTTCATTGGGATTTTTATGGATTGTATGGTGTTTATGGGGGGTTTGGAGAGGGCAAGGGTCTAATAAAGTGTCAAAAGGAAAGGTTGTGGATATCAAGAAAGCACAATGA